The proteins below come from a single Caenibius sp. WL genomic window:
- a CDS encoding glycine zipper 2TM domain-containing protein, which translates to MKKMLAVITLAAVALPTAPALADPPPWAPAHGKRAKDRGLYDSYGRYYEPRLISRSDRIWRGDDGRYHCRRNNGTTGLIIGAAVGALVGRELDGGRDRTVGTIIGAAGGGLLGRAIDRGELKCR; encoded by the coding sequence GTGAAGAAGATGCTTGCCGTTATTACGCTCGCTGCCGTCGCTTTGCCAACGGCTCCCGCCCTTGCTGATCCGCCGCCCTGGGCTCCGGCGCACGGCAAACGCGCCAAAGATCGCGGTCTCTACGACAGCTACGGGCGCTATTACGAACCGCGGCTAATTTCACGTAGTGATCGTATATGGCGCGGCGATGACGGACGTTACCATTGCCGGCGCAACAACGGTACGACCGGGCTGATCATCGGCGCTGCCGTCGGAGCACTCGTTGGACGCGAACTCGATGGAGGGCGCGACCGAACCGTCGGTACGATCATCGGCGCCGCGGGCGGCGGTTTGCTTGGGCGCGCAATCGATCGCGGCGAACTCAAATGCCGCTAA